A window of Xylophilus sp. GW821-FHT01B05 contains these coding sequences:
- a CDS encoding tripartite tricarboxylate transporter substrate binding protein, which translates to MLRRQTLGLALAVGATLATQPAAAREFPTRPIKIVVAFNAGGLTDVLARITADFLSRRLGQPVVVENKPGAAGAIAADYVAKAPADGYTLYLAAADLAVLPAVRSNLSYKIENFSYLSRFWTTVTLIAVGPKSKFTTPNELIAYMKANPGKLSYGTTGMASLNHLGTAMFESAAGVKGLHVPYAGNSAIYTALLASDIDFATGAAAPLPDGIKVLGPAGTRRHPYYPDLPTLGELGFKDASYDAWFGFLAPPNVPKNISARLIEELNAVFKDPDAIARYRNSSKEVPDPSPLVGEDFRKQVLDENRRWKAIVQAEKISIQ; encoded by the coding sequence ATGTTGAGAAGACAGACCCTGGGCCTTGCACTGGCCGTTGGCGCCACGCTGGCCACGCAGCCTGCAGCTGCGCGGGAGTTCCCAACCCGGCCCATCAAGATCGTGGTGGCGTTCAACGCCGGCGGCCTGACCGACGTGCTGGCCCGCATCACGGCCGACTTCCTGTCGCGCCGCCTCGGCCAGCCGGTCGTCGTGGAGAACAAGCCCGGCGCCGCTGGCGCCATCGCGGCAGACTATGTGGCCAAGGCGCCAGCCGACGGCTACACGCTGTACCTGGCCGCAGCCGACCTGGCGGTGCTGCCCGCGGTGCGCAGCAACCTGTCCTACAAGATCGAGAACTTCAGCTACCTCTCCAGGTTCTGGACCACTGTGACGCTGATCGCGGTCGGTCCGAAGTCCAAGTTCACCACCCCGAACGAACTCATCGCCTACATGAAGGCGAACCCGGGCAAGCTCAGCTACGGCACGACGGGCATGGCGTCGCTGAACCACCTGGGCACAGCCATGTTCGAAAGCGCTGCCGGCGTGAAGGGCCTGCACGTTCCCTACGCCGGCAACTCCGCGATCTACACTGCCCTGCTGGCCAGCGACATCGACTTCGCCACGGGCGCCGCAGCACCCTTGCCGGATGGCATCAAGGTACTGGGCCCGGCTGGCACCCGCCGCCACCCCTACTACCCCGATCTGCCGACGCTCGGCGAGCTGGGCTTCAAGGATGCCAGCTACGACGCCTGGTTCGGCTTCTTGGCCCCGCCGAACGTGCCAAAGAACATCTCCGCGCGGCTGATCGAGGAACTGAACGCGGTGTTCAAGGATCCGGATGCCATCGCGCGCTACCGCAACTCGTCCAAGGAGGTCCCCGACCCCTCGCCATTGGTCGGGGAAGACTTCAGGAAGCAGGTGCTGGATGAGAACCGGCGCTGGAAGGCCATCGTCCAGGCCGAGAAGATTAGCATCCAGTGA
- a CDS encoding tripartite tricarboxylate transporter substrate binding protein, translated as MPLFGCLRVALAAVPLCLAALAPAHAAYPDKPIRLIAPYAAGGLTDILARSLAQELSNRIGQPVIVENRAGAGGIIGADFVAKAAPDGYTLAILSQGLASVNTSLYPNLPYNTQRDFTPISLVAKFSMVLVSNPARQPESAAQMIEQARKTPGALTYGSAGNASTAHLTMAMLNDVTGTKMLHVPFKGESPAFTELVGGRIDSIFATVGGALPLIEGGKLRAIAVADKTRNSQLPDVPTLREVGVKDFEVFGWYAVLAPANVPADVVARLSKELMAIGKDPAFQKSTMARGIEAVGSTPEEAARTIREETARWSAIIKKTGITVD; from the coding sequence ATGCCCCTTTTCGGTTGCCTGCGTGTCGCCCTTGCCGCCGTCCCGCTTTGCCTTGCCGCCCTCGCGCCGGCCCACGCAGCCTACCCGGACAAGCCGATCCGGCTGATCGCACCCTACGCGGCCGGCGGCCTGACCGACATCCTGGCGCGTTCGCTGGCGCAGGAACTGTCCAACCGCATCGGCCAGCCTGTCATCGTCGAAAACCGCGCGGGAGCCGGTGGCATCATCGGCGCGGACTTCGTCGCCAAGGCCGCACCGGACGGCTACACCCTGGCCATCCTGAGCCAGGGCCTGGCGAGCGTGAACACCTCGCTCTATCCGAACCTCCCCTACAACACGCAGCGCGACTTCACGCCCATCTCCCTGGTCGCCAAGTTCTCGATGGTGCTGGTCAGCAACCCGGCGCGCCAGCCCGAGTCGGCTGCCCAGATGATCGAGCAGGCGCGCAAGACGCCTGGCGCCCTGACCTACGGTTCCGCCGGCAATGCGTCGACGGCGCACCTGACGATGGCCATGCTGAACGACGTCACCGGCACGAAGATGCTGCACGTGCCGTTCAAGGGCGAATCGCCCGCCTTCACCGAGCTCGTCGGCGGCCGCATCGACAGCATCTTTGCCACCGTGGGCGGCGCGCTGCCCTTGATCGAGGGCGGCAAGCTGCGGGCCATCGCCGTGGCGGACAAGACGCGCAACTCCCAGCTGCCCGATGTCCCCACCCTGCGCGAGGTGGGCGTCAAGGACTTCGAAGTGTTCGGCTGGTATGCCGTGCTCGCACCGGCCAACGTGCCCGCAGATGTCGTCGCACGCCTGAGCAAAGAACTCATGGCCATCGGCAAGGACCCGGCATTCCAGAAATCGACCATGGCACGCGGCATCGAAGCCGTCGGCAGTACGCCCGAAGAGGCCGCCAGGACCATCCGCGAAGAGACGGCGCGCTGGAGCGCCATCATCAAGAAGACCGGCATCACCGTCGATTGA
- a CDS encoding PaaI family thioesterase translates to MTEPHDARKDYPDFGALLGVEIRLPASGVAELELPLAQFHCNRLGTVHGGVIMTLLDTAGMWACTDGGKAPVCPTVSLSCSFLRAVRIADTRTLKARGEVGRKGRSMYFATVSVLAGDALVATAQGVYAAPASERT, encoded by the coding sequence ATGACCGAGCCACACGACGCACGCAAGGACTACCCCGACTTCGGTGCATTGCTCGGCGTCGAGATCCGGCTGCCCGCCTCGGGCGTGGCCGAACTCGAGCTGCCGCTCGCGCAGTTCCACTGCAACCGGCTGGGCACGGTGCATGGCGGCGTCATCATGACGCTGCTGGACACCGCTGGCATGTGGGCGTGCACGGATGGCGGCAAGGCCCCCGTCTGCCCCACCGTTTCGCTCAGCTGCAGCTTCCTGCGGGCCGTGCGCATCGCAGACACACGCACGCTCAAGGCCCGCGGCGAGGTCGGCCGCAAAGGCCGCTCGATGTACTTCGCCACGGTCTCGGTCCTTGCGGGCGACGCGCTCGTCGCCACCGCACAAGGCGTGTACGCCGCACCGGCCTCCGAACGCACCTGA
- a CDS encoding tripartite tricarboxylate transporter substrate binding protein, whose translation MKRRHVLAAISSAPLVLPHLAFGQDFPVKPIRLIVPFAAGGPTDALGRGFALLLSEVLKQQVIVDNKGGAGGNIGIDMVARAAPDGYTIGLGTNGPLAGNLALFKSMTYDPVRDLAPIARVAFVPNVIAVHPSVPAKTLAELLALLKAEPDRYSFGSGGNGTTSHLAGEYLKVKTGTRMTHVPYKGDGPGLSDAIGGQIPVIIASVAATAPYVQTGKLRALAVTSAQRMPTLRDVPTVAEAAGLKGFDFSAWYALVAPARTPQEIVTRLSVASLQVAESPQMIERLSTLGGLPAPMNAEQLGQYIRSEIPRMAQVIRETGAKAD comes from the coding sequence ATGAAACGCCGTCACGTTCTTGCCGCCATTTCTTCCGCACCATTGGTGCTGCCCCACCTTGCGTTCGGTCAGGACTTTCCGGTGAAGCCGATCCGGCTGATCGTGCCATTCGCAGCCGGCGGTCCGACCGACGCACTCGGCCGCGGTTTCGCGCTGCTGTTGTCCGAAGTGCTCAAGCAGCAGGTCATCGTCGACAACAAGGGCGGCGCCGGCGGCAACATCGGCATCGACATGGTGGCCAGGGCCGCACCCGACGGCTACACGATCGGCCTGGGCACCAACGGCCCGCTCGCCGGCAATCTGGCGCTCTTCAAGAGCATGACCTACGACCCGGTCCGCGACCTCGCGCCCATCGCGCGCGTGGCCTTCGTCCCGAACGTCATCGCTGTCCACCCCTCGGTTCCAGCCAAGACCTTGGCCGAGCTGTTGGCGCTGCTCAAGGCCGAGCCCGACCGCTACAGCTTCGGCTCGGGAGGCAACGGCACCACGTCGCACCTTGCCGGCGAATACCTGAAGGTGAAGACCGGCACGCGCATGACGCATGTGCCTTACAAGGGCGACGGCCCGGGACTCAGCGACGCCATCGGCGGCCAGATCCCGGTCATCATCGCCAGCGTGGCCGCCACGGCACCCTACGTGCAGACCGGCAAGCTGCGCGCGCTGGCAGTGACCTCGGCCCAGCGCATGCCGACCCTGCGCGACGTCCCGACGGTCGCCGAAGCGGCCGGGCTGAAGGGCTTCGATTTCTCGGCCTGGTATGCCCTTGTCGCGCCCGCGCGCACGCCACAGGAGATCGTGACCCGCCTCAGCGTCGCAAGCCTGCAGGTGGCCGAATCGCCGCAGATGATCGAGCGCTTGTCCACGCTTGGTGGCCTGCCGGCCCCCATGAACGCGGAGCAACTGGGCCAGTACATCCGTTCCGAGATTCCGCGGATGGCGCAGGTCATCAGGGAGACCGGCGCCAAGGCCGACTGA
- a CDS encoding aldehyde dehydrogenase family protein encodes MTQSTNTVSPSPATQSPEYQKALAWLESGPKRLLIGGQWVDAQSGKTFDVVNPSTEKVLTRIAEADSADIDLAVIAARRAFEARTWTGISPHQRTRLLLKIADAVEANAQELAVLEALDMGAPLSACVPRATQTAEIFRYYAGWPTKVHGSTNPMDADRFQYMLREPMGVCALINAWNMPMVMAANKIAPALAFGNTAILKPGEQAPLTTMRLAEIIHEVGIPPGVLNIVPGYGATAGAAMAAHMDVDKIAFTGSTAVGRQVLTASTGNMKRVTLELGGKSPNIIFPDADLDKAVQSAVDTFCRNSGQICSAGTRLFVHESLHDEVTERVTRLAATYKVGSPFDADTKLGPLISKRQMDSVLGYIEAGRGSGAALSLGGSRRGNVGFFIEPTVFSSVSNAMKIAREEIFGPVLSVIPFKDEEDAIFQGNDNEYGLAAAVWTKDVGRAHRVARALKAGRVWINTYAEGDPVMSFGGYKQSGYGRELGAESMEAFTQTKSVLLRL; translated from the coding sequence ATGACCCAATCGACCAACACTGTATCGCCCTCCCCCGCAACGCAAAGCCCCGAGTACCAGAAGGCGCTGGCCTGGCTCGAATCCGGTCCCAAGCGGCTGTTGATCGGCGGCCAATGGGTCGATGCGCAATCCGGCAAGACCTTCGATGTCGTCAATCCGTCGACGGAGAAGGTCCTCACCCGCATCGCCGAAGCCGACAGCGCGGACATCGACCTGGCAGTCATCGCCGCACGCCGCGCGTTCGAGGCGCGCACGTGGACCGGTATCTCGCCGCACCAACGCACCCGGCTGCTGCTGAAGATTGCGGATGCGGTGGAGGCCAACGCGCAGGAGCTTGCCGTCCTCGAAGCGCTCGACATGGGCGCCCCCCTGTCCGCCTGCGTGCCCCGCGCAACGCAGACGGCTGAGATCTTCCGCTATTACGCAGGCTGGCCCACCAAGGTCCATGGCTCCACCAACCCCATGGATGCAGACCGCTTCCAATACATGCTGCGCGAACCGATGGGGGTCTGCGCGCTGATCAATGCCTGGAACATGCCGATGGTCATGGCGGCGAATAAGATCGCGCCCGCCCTGGCCTTCGGTAACACGGCCATCCTCAAGCCTGGCGAGCAGGCCCCACTAACGACGATGCGCCTGGCCGAGATCATCCACGAGGTCGGCATTCCGCCGGGTGTGCTAAACATCGTGCCGGGCTACGGTGCCACCGCCGGCGCAGCCATGGCCGCGCACATGGACGTCGACAAGATCGCGTTCACCGGCTCGACGGCGGTCGGCCGCCAGGTGCTGACCGCGTCGACAGGCAACATGAAGCGCGTGACGCTGGAGCTGGGCGGCAAGTCGCCGAACATCATCTTCCCCGACGCGGACCTCGACAAGGCCGTCCAGAGCGCAGTTGACACCTTCTGCCGCAATTCGGGCCAGATCTGCTCGGCCGGCACGCGGCTCTTCGTCCACGAGAGCCTGCACGACGAAGTGACGGAGCGCGTGACACGCCTCGCTGCGACGTACAAGGTTGGCTCTCCGTTCGACGCGGACACCAAGCTCGGCCCGCTGATCTCCAAGCGCCAGATGGACAGCGTGCTCGGCTACATCGAAGCGGGCCGCGGCTCCGGCGCCGCGCTGTCGCTCGGCGGATCGCGCCGCGGCAACGTCGGCTTCTTCATCGAGCCGACCGTCTTCAGCAGCGTCTCCAACGCCATGAAGATCGCACGCGAGGAAATCTTTGGCCCGGTGCTGTCCGTGATCCCGTTCAAGGACGAGGAAGACGCCATCTTCCAGGGCAACGACAACGAGTACGGGCTGGCCGCAGCGGTCTGGACCAAGGATGTCGGCCGCGCGCACCGCGTGGCACGCGCGCTCAAGGCTGGACGCGTTTGGATCAACACCTACGCCGAAGGCGATCCGGTGATGTCCTTCGGCGGCTACAAGCAATCGGGCTACGGCCGCGAACTCGGCGCCGAATCGATGGAAGCGTTCACGCAGACCAAGTCGGTGCTGCTGCGGCTGTGA
- a CDS encoding GFA family protein: MKVEGQCHCGAIAYEPDVEVGTVMVCHCRDCQMQSGSAFRTNVPAAADRFRLLRGTPRRYVKTADRGTLRVHAFCENCGGPVYACAEGSPASYSLRVGALQQGHALGPPGR, from the coding sequence ATGAAGGTCGAAGGCCAATGCCACTGCGGCGCCATTGCATACGAGCCCGACGTGGAGGTCGGCACGGTCATGGTCTGCCACTGCAGAGACTGCCAGATGCAATCGGGCTCGGCGTTTCGGACGAATGTCCCGGCCGCCGCCGACCGGTTCCGCCTGCTGCGCGGGACACCGCGTCGCTACGTCAAGACCGCGGACAGAGGGACACTGCGCGTGCACGCCTTCTGCGAAAACTGCGGCGGTCCGGTCTATGCCTGCGCAGAGGGAAGCCCTGCCAGCTACTCCCTGCGCGTCGGTGCCCTCCAGCAAGGCCACGCGCTCGGCCCGCCTGGCCGGTAG